The DNA segment ATGGCTGGTGTTGCGGTGGATTCAGTTGAGGACATGAAGCTACTCTTCAACGATATTCCTCTGGACAAGGTGAGTGTTTCCATGACTATGAATGGTGCTGTCATCCCTGTTCTCGCCTTTTTCGCGGtagcggcggaggagagcggtGTCCCGCAAGAAAAGCTACGGGGAACCATTCAGAACGACATATTGAAGGAGTTCATGGTGCGGAACACGTACATTTTCCCTCCAACTCCTTCAATGCGCATCCTTGGTGATGTTATGGCCTACCTGAGCAAGCGTCAGCCTATGTTCAATAGTATCAGTATCAGTGGCTATCACATACAAGAGGCAGGTGGTCACGGTGCCTTAGAGCTAGCATTCACCATTGCCGACGGCCTTGAATACATCCGCtgcgccgagcagcgcggtTTGACGGTGGACGATGTGGCGCCGcgcttttccttcttttttggCATTGGCATGAACTTCTACTGCGAGATTGCGAAACTTCGGGCTGCCAGGATGCTGTGGGCGACGTACGTGAAGAAGAAGTTCAATCCCAAGAATCCTAAGAGTCTGCTTCTGCGAACGCACTCACAGACGTCCGGCTGGTCGCTGACGGAGCAGGACATGGAAAACAACATCATTCGTACCACGATTGAGGCCATGGCAGCTGTGATGGGCGGTGTGCAAAGTCTGCACACGAATGCCTTCGATGAGGCAGTGGCACTCCCGTCAATACAGAGTTCTCGTATCGCGCGTAACACACAGATCATCATTCAGGAAGAAACACACATTTGCAGCGTTGTCGACCCATGGGGTGGCTCGTATATGATGGAGGCTCTGACGCAGGAGATGATCAAGAAGGCATCCGCAATCATTGACGACGTGGAAGCGAAGGGCGGTATGACCAAATGCATCGAGGAAGGGTTCCCCAAGCTGATGATagaggagagcgccgcgcggcggcaggcggccATTGATTCTGGCGCGGAGACCATTGTTGGCGTTAACAAGTACGTTAACCCAGTCGATAAGATACCTGAGACGCTTCGCATCGATGACAAAAAGGTACGTGCAGGTCAGATTGCTGCCTTGGAGAAGCTGAAGGCTACCCGCGACACGGCCAAGGTACGGGAAATGCTCAAGAAAGTGACGGAGGCTTGTAGGGACGAGAAGATCAATATTCTCGAGGCTGCTATTGAGGCTGCGCGGGCACGTGCAACGCTCGGCGAGATTACTTCTGCTATGGAGGAGGTCTACGGCCGTTACGTTGCAAGGAGCCAGGTAGTGCAAGGCGTATACTACAACTCCTACCTGAGAGGGGGCAACAAGGAGGATCAGAATCACGTCGCGGCTGTCAAAGCTCGCATCGACGCCTTCGCTGCGAAGGAAGGTCGTCGCCCGCGTATTATGGTGGCCAAAATAGGCCAGGACGGACATGACCGTGGGGCAAAAGTGGTAGCCACTGGTCTTGCTGACATGGGCTATGATGTAGATATCGGCCCGCTCTTCCAGACCCCCGAGGAGGTTGCCCGCCATGCTGTCGAAAACGACGTGCACATCTGC comes from the Leishmania donovani BPK282A1 complete genome, chromosome 27 genome and includes:
- a CDS encoding methylmalonyl-coenzyme a mutase, putative — its product is MMRRVSVLLSAAYPQEWIAAAKKELKNRDPSTLTIHSINGFDIKPLYVADDVESHPALPGFFPYTRGVHSTMYTGRPWTIRQYAGFSTAEESNNFYKTALKNGQQGLSVAFDLATHRGYDSDHPRVTGDVGMAGVAVDSVEDMKLLFNDIPLDKVSVSMTMNGAVIPVLAFFAVAAEESGVPQEKLRGTIQNDILKEFMVRNTYIFPPTPSMRILGDVMAYLSKRQPMFNSISISGYHIQEAGGHGALELAFTIADGLEYIRCAEQRGLTVDDVAPRFSFFFGIGMNFYCEIAKLRAARMLWATYVKKKFNPKNPKSLLLRTHSQTSGWSLTEQDMENNIIRTTIEAMAAVMGGVQSLHTNAFDEAVALPSIQSSRIARNTQIIIQEETHICSVVDPWGGSYMMEALTQEMIKKASAIIDDVEAKGGMTKCIEEGFPKLMIEESAARRQAAIDSGAETIVGVNKYVNPVDKIPETLRIDDKKVRAGQIAALEKLKATRDTAKVREMLKKVTEACRDEKINILEAAIEAARARATLGEITSAMEEVYGRYVARSQVVQGVYYNSYLRGGNKEDQNHVAAVKARIDAFAAKEGRRPRIMVAKIGQDGHDRGAKVVATGLADMGYDVDIGPLFQTPEEVARHAVENDVHICGASSLAAGHRTLIPQLIQELKKLGADDIIVTAGGVIPPDDYQSLYDAGVKLIFGPGTPIPKCAEQMIEVLEARQK